The Pan paniscus chromosome 3, NHGRI_mPanPan1-v2.0_pri, whole genome shotgun sequence genome includes a window with the following:
- the BBS12 gene encoding Bardet-Biedl syndrome 12 protein, whose protein sequence is MVMACRVINKRRHMGLQQLSSFAETGRTFLGPLKSSKFIIDEECHESVLISSTVRLLESLDLTSAVGQLLNEAVQAQNNTYRTGTSTLLFLVGAWSSAVEECLHLGVPISIIVSVMSEGLNFCSEEVVSLHVPVHNIFDCMDSTKTFSQLETFSVSLCPFLQVPSDTDLIEEEHGLKDVASQTLTISNLSGRPLKSSELFKPQTKVEADKNTSRTLKNSLLADTCCRQSILIHSRHFNRTDNIEGVSKPDGFQEHVTATHKTYRCNDLVELAVGLSHGDHSSMKLVEEAVQLQYQNACVQQGNCTKPFMFDISRIFTCCLPGLPETSSCVCPGYITVVSVSNNPVIKELQNQPVRIVLIEGDLTENYRHLGFNKSANIKTVLDSMQLQEDSSEELWANHVLQVLIQFKVNLVLVQGNVSERLIEKCINSKRLVIGSVNGSVMQAFAEAAGAVQVAYITQVNEDCVGNGVCVTFWRSSPLDVVDRNNRIAILLKTEGINLVTAVLTNPVTAQMQTKEDRFWTCAYRLYYALKEEKVFLGGGAVEFLCLSCLQILAEQSLKKENHACSGWLHNTSSRLASSLAIYRPTVLKFLANGWQKYLSTLLYNTANYSSEFEASTYIQHHLQNATDSGFPSSYILNEYSKLNSRIFNSDISNKLEQIPRVYDVVTPKIEAWRRALDLVLLVLQTDSEIITGHGHTQINSQELTDFLFL, encoded by the coding sequence ATGGTGATGGCTTGCAGAGTCATAAACAAAAGAAGACACATGGGACTTCAACAACTTTCATCATTCGCGGAAACAGGAAGAACTTTCCTAGGCCCACTAAAATCATCCAAATTTATTATAGATGAAGAATGTCATGAAAGTGTATTAATCAGTTCAACAGTAAGGCTTCTTGAAAGTTTGGATTTAACCAGTGCAGTGGGACAACTTCTCAATGAAGCAGTTCAAGCACAAAATAACACATATAGAACTGGAACCAGTACTCTTTTGTTTCTTGTTGGTGCTTGGAGCAGTGCAGTTGAAGAATGTCTTCATCTTGGTGTCCCCATTTCCATAATAGTGTCAGTAATGTCAGAAGGCTTAAACTTTTGTAGTGAAGAGGTAGTTTCTCTTCATGTACCTGTTCACAATATATTTGACTGTATGGACAGCACAAAAACATTTTCTCAACTTGAAACATTTAGTGTAAGTTTGTGTCCTTTTCTACAGGTCCCTTCAGATACTGATTTGATAGAGGAAGAGCATGGTCTCAAAGATGTTGCCTCTCAAACACTGACCATTTCCAACCTTTCTGGGAGACCTCTTAAATCATCTGAATTATTTAAACCTCAGACAAAGGTTGAAGCAGATAAGAACACATCACGAACTCTGAAAAACAGCCTGCTTGCAGATACCTGCTGCAGACAGTCAATACTAATCCACAGTAGGCATTTTAATAGGACAGATAATATTGAAGGGGTAAGCAAACCAGATGGATTTCAAGAACATGTTACAGCTACTCACAAAACTTACAGATGTAATGATTTGGTAGAGTTGGCAGTAGGCTTGAGTCATGGAGATCATAGCAGCATGAAGTTAGTAGAAGAAGCAGTACAGCTGCAATATCAGAATGCTTGTGTGCAACAAGGCAACTGTACAAAACCATTTATGTTTGACATTTCAAGAATTTTCACTTGCTGTCTACCAGGCTTACCTGAAACTTCTTCTTGTGTTTGTCCAGGATATATCACTGTTGTGTCAGTATCTAATAATCCTGTGATCAAGGAATTGCAGAATCAGCCTGTTCGAATAGTTCTCATTGAGGGTGACCTCACAGAGAATTACCGCCACCTGGGATTTAATAAGTCTGCAAATATTAAAACAGTATTAGATAGCATGCAGCTTCAAGAAGACAGCTCAGAAGAACTGTGGGCAAATCACGTATTACAGGTATTAATCCAGTTCAAGGTGAACCTTGTCCTGGTACAAGGAAATGTGTCTGAACGCTTAATTGAAAAATGTATAAACAGTAAGCGGTTGGTAATCGGCTCAGTGAATGGCAGTGTGATGCAGGCTTTTGCAGAGGCTGCAGGAGCAGTACAGGTGGCGTACATTACACAAGTGAATGAAGATTGTGTGGGCAATGGGGTCTGTGTGACCTTCTGGAGAAGCAGCCCTTTGGATGTTGTAGATAGGAACAACAGAATTGCAATCTTATTAAAAACAGAAGGAATTAATTTGGTTACAGCCGTGCTCACTAACCCGGTTACTGCACAGATGCAAACCAAAGAAGATAGATTCTGGACATGTGCCTATCGTTTGTATTATGCTCTAAAAGAGGAAAAGGTCTTCCTTGGAGGTGGTGCAGTTGAATTTTTGTGCCTTAGCTGTCTTCAAATTCTTGCAGAGCaatctctgaaaaaagaaaaccatgccTGCTCAGGGTGGCTGCATAATACTTCCTCTCGGCTGGCTTCATCTCTGGCAATATACAGACCAACTGTGCTTAAATTCCTGGCAAATGGATGGCAGAAATACCTTTCAACTCTCCTATATAACACTGCCAATTACTCATCAGAATTTGAAGCCAGCACATACATTCAACATCATCTgcaaaatgccacagactctGGCTTTCCTTCATCTTACATCTTGAATGAATATAGTAAACTAAATAGTAGAATTTTTAATTCAGACATTTCAAATAAACTGGAGCAGATTCCAAGAGTTTATGACGTTGTTACACCAAAGATTGAGGCGTGGCGCCGAGCATTGGATTTAGTACTGTTAGTACTTCAGACAGACAGTGAAATAATTACtggacatggacacacacagaTAAATTCACAGGAATTAACGGACTTTCTATTTTTGTAG